A single window of Callithrix jacchus isolate 240 chromosome 6, calJac240_pri, whole genome shotgun sequence DNA harbors:
- the ANO7 gene encoding anoctamin-7 isoform X5, with the protein MHRTQTKFEDSFTLKVFIFQFVNFYSSPIYIAFFKGRWVPPPPWPRLILLGSAHVSQLCGPRASSSMLREGGGWNRRPGQGTGAICPNKGCPPLGPPQLRGPQEAMLLPGVHRLRPTRAGATALLRPPSEAWEVGADRQEPGKARDLNLAPGLWDTQATTTPCLESAVRSARLEAASSSWHRSSWSSWWASRSSTTCRRSSSRPECSLVSPAPNTEQEGRGKRGPRLILRHMSASYALARKLKGWWQKFRLRSKRKAGGSSGAGREPWEADYELVPCEGLFDEYLEMVLQFGFVTIFVAACPLAPLFALLNNWVEIRLDARKFVCEYRRPVAERAQDIGIWFPVLTAITHLAVTSNAFLLAFSSDFLPRAYYQWTRAHDLRGFVNFTLARAPPHFTAAHNLTCRYRAFRDDHGHYSQTYWNLLAIRLAFVIVFEHVVFSIGRVLDLLVPDIPESVQIKVKREYYLAKQALAENEVNHAASLGSPQPSPILVSGCCTSGHQVTSLFLLLPFLGDRLFLEQMEQRMSRPRAQRQWLCEPLAAVVPSFLGTLPASPPTPASLLRVPVPPSPAGRDCLLTEPCFLLRNLSPRGPCTQETLSLGGLPRPLDMTLLWSCHPWPHLPAPLTSADLQMVLSAGPSSLTSSGPTCLFLPCPCGDVTLMPQLSNPAPLCPRPWQGSIRPLPPFPVIGVPGFLLLESGPLSILCVCSCPLQQLNMFVGSLPAECVTSTQTGEALDRIFVSESRQPGRKPVHL; encoded by the exons ATGCACCGCACACAGACTAAGTTCGAGGACTCCTTCACCCTCAAGGTGTTCATCTTCCAGTTTGTCAACTTCTACTCCTCCCCCATCTACATTGCCTTCTTCAAGGGCAGGTGGGTGCCCCCTCCACCCTGGCCACGGCTCATCCTGCTTGGTTCTGCTCATGTTTCCCAGCTGTGTGGGCCCCGGGCTTCATCCAGCATGCTCAGGGAGGGTGGAGGATGGAACAGGAGACCCGGGCAGGGAACGGGGGCCATCTGCCCAAACAAGGGCTGCCCACCTCTTGGTCCCCCCCAGCTCAGGGGTCCACAGGAGGCCATGTTGCTGCCTGGAGTCCACAGGTTACGCCCCACCAGGGCAGGCGCGACAGCTCTGCTCAGGCCTCCCTCcgaagcctgggaggtgggggcagacAGGCAGGAACCTGGCAAGGCTCGTGACCTTAACCTTGCCCCAGGTTTGTGGGACACCCAGGCAACTACCACACCTTGTTTGGAGTCCGCAGTGAGGAG TGCGCGGCTGGAGGCTGCCTCATCGAGCTGGCACAGGAgctcctggtcatcatggtgggCAAGCAGGTCATCAACAACATGCAGGAGGTCCTCATCCC GGCCAGAGTGTTCCTTGGtgtccccagcccccaacacagagcaagagggaagaggaaaaagaggccCCAGGTTGATCCTCAGACACATGTCTGCCTCATATGCCCTTGCCAG GAAGCTAAAGGGCTGGTGGCAGAAGTTCCGGCTTCGCTCCAAGAGGAAGGCGGGAGGTTCTTCAGGGGCTGGCCGGGAGCCCTGGGAAGCCGACTATGAACTTGTGCCCTGTGAGGGTCTGTTCGACGAGTACCTCGAAATGG TGCTGCAGTTCGGCTTCGTCACCATCTTCGTGGCCGCCTGTCCGCTCGCGCCGCTCTTCGCCCTGCTCAACAACTGGGTGGAGATCCGCCTGGACGCGCGCAAGTTCGTCTGCGAGTACCGGCGCCCGGTGGCCGAGCGCGCCCAGGACATCGGCATCTGGTTCCCCGTCCTGACGGCCATCACGCACCTGGCAGTCACCAGCAAC GCCTTCCTCCTGGCCTTCTCGTCCGACTTCCTGCCGCGCGCCTACTACCAGTGGACCCGCGCCCACGACCTGCGGGGCTTCGTCAACTTCACGCTGGCGCGCGCCCCGCCCCACTTCACCGCCGCGCACAACCTCACCTGCCG GTATCGGGCTTTCCGGGATGACCATGGACACTATTCCCAGACCTACTGGAATCTCCTTGCGATCCGCCTGGCCTTCGTCATTGTGTTTGAG CACGTGGTTTTCTCCATCGGCCGGGTCCTGGACCTCCTGGTGCCGGACATCCCAGAGTCTGTGCAGATCAAAGTGAAGCGGGAGTACTACCTGGCTAAGCAGGCGCTGGCGGAGAATGAGGTGAACCACGCGGCCAGTCTCGGCtccccccagccctcccccaTCCTTGTCAGTGGCTGCTGCACCTCAGGACACCAAGTCACATCCCTCTTCCTCTTGCTGCCCTTTCTTGGGGACAGGCTCTTTTTGGAACAAATGGAGCAAAGGATGAGCAGACCCAGGGCTCAGAGGCAA TGGCTGTGTGAACCACTGGCTGCAGTCGTGCCCTCGTTTCTGGGCACATTGCCTGCGTCCCCCCCAACGCCGGCTTCTCTCCTCAGAGTGCCTGTTCCTCCATCACCGGCAGGGAGGGACTGTCTGCTCACAGAGCCCTGTTTCCTGCTCCGAAACCTCAGCCCAAGGGGCCCCTGCACCCAGGAGACCCTGTCCCTCGGTGGCCTCCCCAGACCCCTGGACATGACCCTTCTCTGGTCTTGCCACCCCTGGCCGCATCTCCCTGCTCCTCTTACGTCTGCTGACCTTCAAATGGTGCTGAGCGCAGGGCCGTCCTCCCTCACGTCCTCTGGACCCACCTGCCTCTTCCTGCCCTGTCCATGTGGGGACGTCACCCTCATGCCCCAGCTCTCAAACCCTGCACCTCTGTGCCCCAGGCCATGGCAAGGGTCCATTCGCCCCCTCCCTCCATTTCCAGTTATTGGGGTCCCTGGATTCTTGCTGCTTGAGTCAGGCCCCCTTTCCATCCTCTGCGTCTGCAGTTGCCCCCTGCAGCAATTAAACATGTTCGTTGGATCCCTGCCTGCCGAGTGCGTAACAAGCACCCAAACGGGGGAGGCTCTGGATAGGATATTTGTCAGTGAAAGTAGACAGCCTGGAAGGAAACCTGTACACCTGTAA